The DNA segment AAGGCGCTCCGCGGAAAAGTCTCCGCGACGGCGGGAACCCCCGTGACAGCCCCCGCGAACGTCCGTCGGGGAGGGGGGCTTCCCGGAGCGCGAATAGCGGCTTTTTCGGGGTACCCTGCCGTCGCAGAGAAGCGCCCGCAAAGTCATCAGTCTCTGCACCGTCCGGTGCGAGTTATGACTTTGCAGCGGAGCGAGACGATGCAGGGTCAAAAAAACGCTTCTGAGCGCGAGGGAAGTCCCTTTCCCGGGTCATGCCCTGTGGCCGGGCGGAGTCCCCGCCGGTGTACGGGGATAGAATAAAAAAAGAATAGAAAGGTGCTTACAACCCATGCAACCCAACGATGTAGTTATCGTGAGCGCGGTCCGGACGCCCTTCGGGCGGTTCGACGGCGTTCTGCGATCCATTTTGAGCATTGACCTGGGGGTCAAGGTGCTCCAGGAAGTCGTCCACCGCATCGGCCTCGATCCGGCCCAGGTGGACGAGGTGTATTACGGGACGTGCATTCCCGCGGAATACGCCATTTACACGAACGTTCCGGCCCGGCAGATCACGCTCCTGGCCGGATTTCCGGAGAGCAACATCTCCCTGACCATCGACCGGGCCTGCTGCTCCTCCATGACGGGCATGCGCCTGGGCTACCGGGCCATCAAGTCGGGGGACGCGGAGGTGGTGATCGCCTCGGGGGCGGAGAACATGGGGAACGTTCCCCTGATCGCCAGCGCGGCCAAGGCTCGCTGGGGGACCCGCCTGGGGCACATCGAGCTGGAGGACGTCCTGTTCGAGCTGGGTTACGGCCGGAAGGGATTCGCCCCGGTGGCGACCGACGCGGGGCACGTCTCCCTGGAGTACGGGGTGACTCGGGAGATGCAGGACGAATGGGCGGTGGCCAGCCACCGGAAGTATTTCCAGGCTTATGCGTCCGGGAAGTACAAGGTTGGCGAGGAGTTGATGCCCCTGGAGATTCCCCAGAAGGGCAAGGCTCCGCTGGTGATGGACCGGGACGAATCGCCCCGGGAGAACCTGAACATCGAGAAGATGTCGGCCCTGAAGACGGTTTACGGGAGCCCCACGGTGACGGCGGGGAACGCCCCGGGACTCAATTCCGGCGCTTCCGCAATCGTCCTGATGTCTCGCCGCAAGGCCGAGTCCCTGGGGCTGGAGGTCCTGGGGGAGGTTGTGGCATGCGAGGCCGCGGCGGGGACGCCGAAGTATATGGCCGACGTGCCGGCCCAGGCGATCGGGAAGATGTTTGCCCGGACGGGAAACAGGATCGACGACGTGGACCTGATCGAGATCAACGAAGCCTTCGCGGCGGTCACGCTGGTGTCGCTACGTCTCCTGGCCGGGAAGGACCCGGAGAAGGAGAAGGCCCTGCAGGCGAAGGCGAACGTCAACGGCGGGGCCATCGCCATCGGGCACCCCGTCGGCGCCAGCGGCGCCCGGATCGCCATGACGATGATGTACGAGCTGCGGCGTCGCGGCGGCGGCCTCGGCGTGGCGGCTATCTGCGGCGGCCTGTCCCAGGGAGAGGCGCTCTTGCTCAAGGTGTAACGAACGGTTCCGGCGGCCGGCGCCGCATCCCCGATGCGGGGCGCCGCC comes from the Syntrophaceae bacterium genome and includes:
- a CDS encoding thiolase family protein, which codes for MQPNDVVIVSAVRTPFGRFDGVLRSILSIDLGVKVLQEVVHRIGLDPAQVDEVYYGTCIPAEYAIYTNVPARQITLLAGFPESNISLTIDRACCSSMTGMRLGYRAIKSGDAEVVIASGAENMGNVPLIASAAKARWGTRLGHIELEDVLFELGYGRKGFAPVATDAGHVSLEYGVTREMQDEWAVASHRKYFQAYASGKYKVGEELMPLEIPQKGKAPLVMDRDESPRENLNIEKMSALKTVYGSPTVTAGNAPGLNSGASAIVLMSRRKAESLGLEVLGEVVACEAAAGTPKYMADVPAQAIGKMFARTGNRIDDVDLIEINEAFAAVTLVSLRLLAGKDPEKEKALQAKANVNGGAIAIGHPVGASGARIAMTMMYELRRRGGGLGVAAICGGLSQGEALLLKV